A single genomic interval of Streptomyces sp. 1222.5 harbors:
- a CDS encoding helix-turn-helix domain-containing protein, with translation MSHDSTAAPEAAARKLSGRRRKEIVAVLLFSGGPIFESSIPLSVFGIDRQDAGVPRYRLLVCAGEEGPLRTTGGLELTAPHGLEAISRAGTVVVPAWRSITSPPPEEALDALRRAHEEGARIVGLCTGAFVLAAAGLLDGRPATTHWMYAPTLAKRYPSVHVDPRELFVDDGDVLTSAGTAAGIDLCLHIVRTDHGNEAAGALARRLVVPPRRSGGQERYLDRSLPEEIGADPLAEVVAWALEHLHEQFDVETLAARAYMSRRTFDRRFRSLTGSAPLQWLITQRVLQAQRLLETSDYSVDEVAGRCGFRSPVALRGHFRRQLGSSPAAYRAAYRARRPQGDRPGDPDALSAPGQQGQPSGLPGGPGPLGHVPAMLHPDNGVPMQSRRTAGAVSLLPGPRSGS, from the coding sequence ATGAGCCACGACTCCACTGCCGCGCCGGAAGCCGCGGCCCGGAAACTCTCCGGGCGACGCCGCAAGGAGATCGTCGCGGTGCTGCTGTTCAGCGGCGGCCCCATCTTCGAGAGTTCCATTCCGCTTTCGGTGTTCGGGATCGACCGCCAGGACGCCGGAGTGCCGCGCTACCGACTACTGGTGTGCGCCGGCGAGGAAGGCCCGCTGCGGACCACAGGGGGCCTGGAACTCACCGCGCCGCATGGGCTGGAGGCGATCTCCCGCGCCGGGACGGTCGTCGTGCCGGCCTGGCGTTCGATCACCTCGCCGCCGCCGGAGGAAGCGCTCGACGCGCTGCGCAGAGCGCACGAGGAGGGTGCCCGCATCGTGGGCCTCTGCACGGGTGCCTTCGTGCTCGCGGCGGCCGGACTGCTGGACGGGCGGCCGGCGACGACCCACTGGATGTACGCACCGACGCTGGCCAAGCGCTATCCGTCGGTGCACGTCGATCCACGGGAGCTGTTCGTCGACGACGGCGATGTGCTGACGTCGGCCGGTACGGCCGCGGGGATCGACCTGTGTCTGCACATCGTGCGGACCGACCACGGCAACGAGGCGGCCGGCGCGCTGGCCCGGCGCCTGGTGGTGCCACCGCGCCGCAGCGGCGGTCAGGAGCGCTATCTCGACAGGTCTTTACCCGAGGAGATCGGCGCCGACCCGCTCGCCGAGGTCGTCGCCTGGGCGCTGGAACACCTCCACGAGCAGTTCGACGTGGAGACGCTGGCGGCACGCGCCTACATGAGCCGCCGTACGTTCGACCGCCGGTTCCGCTCGCTGACCGGCAGCGCACCGCTGCAGTGGCTGATCACGCAGCGGGTGCTGCAGGCGCAGCGGCTGCTGGAGACGTCGGACTACTCCGTGGACGAGGTGGCGGGCCGGTGCGGCTTCCGCTCCCCCGTCGCGCTGCGCGGGCACTTCCGCCGCCAGCTCGGCTCGTCCCCGGCCGCCTACCGGGCCGCCTACCGGGCCCGCCGGCCGCAGGGCGACCGGCCGGGTGATCCGGACGCCCTGTCGGCTCCCGGTCAGCAGGGGCAGCCCTCGGGTCTGCCCGGCGGCCCGGGACCGCTGGGTCATGTGCCGGCCATGCTGCACCCGGACAACGGGGTGCCGATGCAGAGCCGCCGCACGGCCGGCGCGGTGAGCCTGCTGCCGGGTCCGCGCAGCGGCAGCTGA
- a CDS encoding GH1 family beta-glucosidase, translating to MPDSVSPVSFPPSFLWGAATSAYQIEGAVREGGRTPSIWDTFSRTPGRTAGGETGDIAVDHYHRYRDDVALMAELGLGAYRFSVSWSRVQPTGRGPAVQVGLDFYRRLVDELLERGIKPAVTLYHWDLPQELEDAGGWPERDTALRFAEYAQLVGEALGDRVEQWITLNEPWCSAFLGYGSGVHAPGRTDPVASLRAAHHLNLAHGLGVSALRAVLPARDKIAVSLNSSVVRPLSQDPADLAAARRIDDLANGVFHGPMLHGAYPETLFASTASLTDWSYVLDGDVRTIHAPVDALGLNYYTPALVSAAPGEVRGPRADGHGASDHSPWPGADDVLFHQSPGDRTEMGWSIDPTGLYDLLMRYSREAPGLPLYITENGAAYDDKPEPDGSVHDPERIAYLRGHLAEVRRALADGADVRGYYLWSLMDNFEWAYGYDKRFGAVYVDYATLERTPKSSARWYAEAARTGVLPPVEPVV from the coding sequence ATGCCTGACTCCGTTTCCCCCGTCTCCTTCCCTCCCTCCTTCCTGTGGGGTGCCGCGACCTCCGCGTACCAGATCGAGGGCGCGGTGCGGGAGGGTGGCCGCACCCCCTCGATCTGGGACACCTTCAGTCGCACGCCGGGCAGGACGGCAGGCGGCGAGACCGGTGACATCGCTGTGGACCACTACCACCGCTACCGCGACGACGTGGCGCTGATGGCGGAGCTGGGCCTCGGCGCGTACCGCTTCTCCGTCTCCTGGTCCCGGGTGCAGCCGACCGGCCGGGGCCCGGCCGTGCAGGTGGGCCTGGACTTCTACCGCCGACTGGTCGACGAGCTGCTGGAGCGCGGCATCAAGCCGGCCGTCACCCTCTACCACTGGGACCTGCCGCAGGAGCTGGAGGACGCGGGCGGCTGGCCGGAGCGGGACACCGCGCTCAGGTTCGCCGAGTACGCACAGCTCGTCGGTGAGGCGCTCGGCGACCGGGTGGAGCAGTGGATCACCCTGAACGAGCCCTGGTGCAGCGCCTTCCTGGGCTACGGCTCCGGGGTGCACGCCCCCGGCCGCACCGACCCGGTGGCCTCCCTGCGCGCGGCGCACCACCTCAACCTGGCGCACGGGCTGGGCGTCTCGGCGCTCCGCGCGGTGCTCCCGGCCCGCGACAAGATCGCGGTCAGCCTCAACTCCTCGGTCGTACGGCCCCTTTCCCAGGACCCCGCCGACCTCGCGGCGGCCCGCCGGATCGACGACCTGGCGAACGGCGTCTTCCACGGACCGATGCTGCACGGCGCCTACCCCGAGACCCTGTTCGCCTCGACGGCCTCCCTCACCGACTGGTCGTACGTCCTCGACGGCGACGTCCGCACCATCCACGCGCCCGTGGACGCGCTGGGCCTGAACTACTACACCCCGGCGCTGGTGTCGGCCGCCCCCGGCGAGGTCAGGGGTCCGCGGGCGGACGGCCACGGCGCCAGCGACCACTCCCCCTGGCCGGGCGCCGACGACGTGCTGTTCCACCAGTCGCCGGGCGACCGCACCGAGATGGGCTGGTCGATCGACCCGACGGGCCTGTACGACCTGCTGATGCGCTACTCGCGCGAGGCTCCGGGCCTGCCCTTGTACATCACGGAGAACGGCGCGGCCTACGACGACAAGCCGGAGCCCGACGGCAGCGTCCACGACCCCGAGCGCATCGCCTACCTGCGCGGTCATCTGGCGGAGGTGCGCCGCGCCCTCGCCGACGGCGCGGACGTCCGCGGCTACTACCTGTGGTCCCTGATGGACAACTTCGAGTGGGCGTACGGCTACGACAAGCGGTTCGGCGCGGTGTACGTGGACTACGCGACGCTGGAGCGGACGCCGAAGTCGAGCGCCCGCTGGTACGCCGAGGCGGCGCGGACGGGCGTGCTGCCGCCGGTGGAGCCGGTGGTCTGA
- a CDS encoding carbohydrate ABC transporter permease: MTTSELTLPQAPAKERRRRATGAGKQLHAGPVTYVVLTVFALVSLAPLVWTAIAASRTDRRLAETPPPLWFGGNLFKNMEAAWDQAGLGTAMFNSVLVAGTITVSTVLFSTLAGFAFAKLRFRFSGLLLLLTIGTMMIPPQLAVVPLYLWMSDLGWSNQLQTVILPSLVTAFGTFFMRQYLVQALPSELIEAARVDGASSLRIVWHVVFPAARPAMAVLGLLTFVFAWNDFLWPIIALTQQNPTVQVALNSLGTGYVPDQAVIMAGALLGTLPLLIAFLLFGKQIVGGIMQGAIKG, encoded by the coding sequence ATGACCACCAGTGAACTGACGCTGCCCCAGGCGCCCGCCAAGGAGCGCCGCCGGCGGGCGACGGGCGCGGGCAAGCAGCTGCACGCGGGCCCGGTGACGTACGTGGTGCTGACGGTGTTCGCCCTCGTGTCGCTGGCTCCCCTGGTGTGGACGGCGATCGCGGCCTCGCGCACCGACCGGCGGCTCGCCGAGACCCCGCCGCCGCTGTGGTTCGGCGGCAACCTGTTCAAGAACATGGAGGCCGCCTGGGACCAGGCGGGCCTCGGCACCGCGATGTTCAACTCGGTGCTGGTGGCGGGCACGATCACCGTCAGCACGGTGCTGTTCTCCACGCTCGCCGGTTTCGCCTTCGCCAAGCTGCGGTTCCGGTTCTCGGGCCTGCTGTTGCTGCTGACCATCGGCACCATGATGATCCCGCCGCAGCTGGCCGTCGTACCGCTGTACCTGTGGATGTCGGACCTGGGCTGGTCGAACCAGCTGCAGACGGTGATCCTGCCGAGCCTGGTGACCGCCTTCGGTACGTTCTTCATGCGGCAGTACCTGGTGCAGGCGCTGCCCTCGGAGCTGATCGAGGCGGCCCGGGTGGACGGCGCGAGCAGTCTGCGGATCGTGTGGCACGTCGTCTTCCCGGCGGCCCGGCCCGCGATGGCGGTGCTCGGCCTGCTGACGTTCGTGTTCGCCTGGAACGACTTCCTCTGGCCGATCATCGCCCTCACCCAGCAGAACCCGACCGTGCAGGTGGCCCTGAACTCGCTCGGCACCGGCTATGTCCCGGACCAGGCGGTGATCATGGCGGGCGCGCTGCTCGGCACGCTGCCGCTGCTGATCGCCTTCCTGCTGTTCGGCAAGCAGATCGTGGGCGGGATCATGCAGGGCGCGATCAAGGGCTGA
- a CDS encoding universal stress protein — protein sequence MAGHEFFEPADRKRPVADPTAADPLAASEARPSCDPAFRHGVVVGFDGSTSSERALAYAIGMAHRSGSGLIIVHVANRLPTTVWAGCEPPVFVDVPDHRTEVLGLELACADYLAEVPWILVERGGDICHELEEVGREYEADAIVVGSTHGLVGRIFGSVAGRLAKRAQRPVIVIP from the coding sequence ATGGCCGGTCACGAATTCTTCGAACCCGCGGACCGCAAGCGGCCGGTCGCCGATCCCACGGCGGCCGATCCCCTGGCGGCGTCAGAGGCACGCCCCTCCTGCGACCCAGCCTTCCGGCACGGAGTGGTCGTCGGCTTCGACGGCTCGACCTCCAGTGAGCGCGCCCTCGCCTACGCGATCGGCATGGCCCATCGCTCCGGGTCCGGCCTGATCATCGTCCATGTGGCCAACCGGCTGCCCACCACCGTGTGGGCCGGCTGCGAGCCGCCCGTCTTCGTCGACGTGCCCGACCACCGCACCGAGGTGCTGGGGCTCGAACTGGCCTGTGCGGACTACCTCGCCGAGGTGCCCTGGATCCTGGTCGAGCGGGGCGGCGACATCTGCCACGAACTCGAAGAGGTGGGGCGGGAGTACGAGGCGGACGCGATCGTCGTCGGCTCCACGCACGGTCTCGTCGGCCGGATCTTCGGCTCCGTCGCGGGCCGGCTCGCGAAGCGCGCGCAGCGGCCCGTGATCGTCATCCCCTGA
- a CDS encoding cellulose binding domain-containing protein: MSTHRRRISGRNKAIGGLVAAAVVGGGAVLLTGTANAAGVNAAFTRTSEWSTGYTGQYVVTNNSGATEKTWTLEFDLPAGATLSSLWNGESSVSGRHVTVKPAKWDTDGLAVGKSVTVGFVVNGSGDPTGCRIDDAQCSADGSATPEPSGRPTQSQSPTATPAPTRSATPTATATPTRSATPTPTGSTGSGTTASAGFAPYVDTSLYPAFDLVAAADATGVKNYNLAFVTDGGGCTPKWGGVTELTGDGVAAQIGALRAKGGDVRVSFGGASGSELATTCSSADALAAAYGKAVDAFKLTKVDFDVEGGALPNTAANNRRAQAIAKLQKQHPGLDVSFTLPVMPEGLTQDGVNLLADAKSNGVETGTVNIMAMDYGPAYSGDMGTYAEQAATATQAQVKSVLGLSDSAAWKTVAVTPMIGVNDVSSEVFTVDDATQLAGFAKSKGLGGLSMWSATRDKQCAGGTKPTADATCSSVTQDRFAFSKAFATIG; this comes from the coding sequence ATGAGCACCCACCGGCGCAGGATCAGTGGCAGGAACAAGGCGATAGGCGGCCTGGTGGCCGCCGCGGTGGTCGGTGGCGGCGCGGTCCTGCTCACCGGCACGGCGAACGCGGCCGGCGTGAACGCCGCGTTCACCAGGACCAGCGAGTGGTCGACGGGCTACACCGGCCAGTACGTCGTCACCAACAACAGCGGTGCGACGGAGAAGACCTGGACGCTGGAGTTCGACCTCCCGGCGGGCGCCACGCTCTCCTCGCTCTGGAACGGCGAGTCGAGCGTCAGCGGCCGGCACGTCACCGTGAAGCCCGCGAAGTGGGACACCGACGGCCTCGCCGTCGGCAAGTCGGTCACCGTCGGCTTCGTGGTCAACGGCAGCGGCGACCCGACCGGCTGCCGTATCGACGACGCCCAGTGCTCCGCGGACGGCAGTGCGACCCCGGAACCCAGCGGCCGGCCCACGCAGAGCCAGTCGCCGACGGCCACGCCGGCCCCCACCAGGTCCGCCACCCCGACGGCGACGGCCACCCCCACCCGGAGCGCGACCCCCACGCCCACGGGGAGCACCGGCAGCGGGACCACCGCCTCCGCCGGCTTCGCCCCCTACGTCGACACCTCCCTCTACCCGGCGTTCGACCTCGTGGCCGCCGCCGACGCGACCGGCGTGAAGAACTACAACCTCGCCTTCGTCACCGACGGCGGCGGCTGCACCCCCAAGTGGGGCGGCGTCACGGAGCTGACCGGCGACGGCGTGGCCGCGCAGATCGGCGCGCTGCGCGCCAAGGGCGGTGACGTCCGGGTCTCCTTCGGCGGTGCCTCCGGCTCCGAGCTCGCCACCACCTGCTCCTCCGCGGACGCGCTGGCGGCGGCGTACGGCAAGGCCGTCGACGCCTTCAAGCTGACCAAGGTCGACTTCGACGTCGAGGGCGGCGCACTGCCCAACACGGCCGCCAACAACCGCCGTGCCCAGGCCATCGCCAAGCTCCAGAAGCAGCACCCGGGCCTGGACGTCTCCTTCACCCTTCCCGTGATGCCCGAGGGCCTCACCCAGGACGGCGTGAACCTCCTCGCCGACGCCAAGTCCAACGGCGTGGAGACCGGCACCGTCAACATCATGGCGATGGACTACGGCCCCGCCTACAGCGGCGACATGGGCACCTACGCCGAGCAGGCGGCGACGGCCACCCAGGCACAGGTCAAGAGCGTCCTCGGGCTGTCCGACTCCGCCGCCTGGAAGACGGTCGCCGTCACCCCGATGATCGGCGTGAACGACGTCTCCTCCGAGGTCTTCACGGTCGACGACGCCACCCAGCTGGCCGGCTTCGCCAAGTCCAAGGGACTCGGCGGGCTCTCCATGTGGTCCGCGACCCGCGACAAGCAGTGCGCCGGCGGCACCAAGCCCACCGCCGACGCCACCTGCAGCTCCGTCACCCAGGACAGGTTCGCCTTCTCCAAGGCGTTCGCCACCATCGGCTGA
- the orn gene encoding oligoribonuclease, whose amino-acid sequence MNDRMVWIDCEMTGLSLSDDALIEVAALVTDSELNVLGEGVDIVIRPPARALETMPEVVRQMHTASGLLAELENGTTLTDAEEQVLAYVREHVKEPGKAPLCGNSVGTDRGFLLRDMPTLEEYLHYRIVDVSSIKELARRWYPRAYFNSPEKNGNHRALADIRESIAELRYYREAVFVPQPGPDTDTARAIAAKHVVPAH is encoded by the coding sequence ATGAACGATCGCATGGTGTGGATCGACTGCGAGATGACCGGCCTCTCGCTGTCCGACGACGCTCTCATCGAGGTGGCCGCCCTCGTCACCGACTCCGAGCTGAACGTACTCGGCGAGGGAGTGGACATCGTCATCCGTCCGCCGGCCCGGGCACTGGAGACGATGCCGGAGGTGGTGCGTCAGATGCACACCGCGTCCGGGCTGCTCGCCGAACTGGAGAACGGCACGACCCTGACGGACGCCGAGGAGCAGGTCCTCGCCTATGTCCGCGAGCACGTCAAGGAGCCCGGCAAGGCTCCGCTGTGCGGCAACTCCGTCGGCACCGACCGCGGCTTCCTGCTGCGGGACATGCCGACCCTGGAGGAATACCTCCACTACCGGATCGTGGACGTCTCCTCGATCAAGGAGCTGGCCCGCCGCTGGTACCCGAGGGCGTACTTCAACAGCCCGGAGAAGAACGGCAACCACCGGGCGCTCGCCGACATCCGCGAGTCCATCGCCGAGCTGCGCTACTACCGCGAGGCCGTCTTCGTCCCGCAGCCCGGCCCGGACACCGACACCGCCAGGGCGATCGCCGCCAAGCACGTCGTGCCCGCGCACTAG
- a CDS encoding ABC transporter substrate-binding protein, with translation MRTSIRGSRRLGALAVVAALATGLLAGCANDSDDGSSNSDGGGNGDGNGRITLTVGTFGVFGYKQAGLYDEYMKLHKDINIKENVTTRTDVYWPKVLTRLQAGSGTDDIQAIEVGNITEAVQTQGAKFADLGKDVDKSQWLDWKNAQATTKDGKLIGLGTDIGPMAICYRKDLFQKAGLPTDRTKLADAWKGDWAKYVDLGKQYMKKAPKGTKFVDSASSVYNAALGGGSERYYDKGDNVIWDKSEGVKTAWDVAMSVATSDMSAKLKQFDKPWDQGFANGTFATVACPAWMMGYIEQKSGDSGKGNWDVAAAPTAANWGGSFLGVPTAGKHQKEAIALAKWLTAPEQQAKVFAKQASFPSTPSAYGSLKPAADTTAYFSDAPITQIFSDSAKTIPTQYFGIKDQPINTALTDVGILQVEQKGRTPAQGWDAAKNEIKDVLGQ, from the coding sequence ATGCGCACGAGCATCCGCGGGTCACGCAGGCTGGGGGCCCTCGCGGTCGTCGCCGCGCTGGCCACAGGGCTGCTGGCCGGCTGCGCCAACGACTCGGACGACGGCTCGTCGAACTCGGACGGCGGTGGAAACGGCGACGGCAACGGCAGGATCACGCTGACCGTCGGGACCTTCGGCGTCTTCGGCTACAAGCAGGCCGGCCTCTACGACGAGTACATGAAGCTCCACAAGGACATCAACATCAAGGAGAACGTCACCACCCGTACCGACGTCTACTGGCCGAAGGTGCTCACCCGCCTCCAGGCCGGCTCCGGCACCGACGACATCCAGGCCATCGAGGTCGGCAACATCACCGAGGCCGTGCAGACGCAGGGCGCGAAGTTCGCCGACCTCGGCAAGGACGTCGACAAGTCCCAGTGGCTGGACTGGAAGAACGCCCAGGCCACCACCAAGGACGGCAAGCTCATCGGGCTCGGCACCGACATCGGCCCGATGGCGATCTGCTACCGCAAGGACCTCTTCCAGAAGGCCGGCCTGCCGACCGACCGCACCAAGCTCGCCGACGCCTGGAAGGGCGACTGGGCCAAGTACGTCGACCTCGGCAAGCAGTACATGAAGAAGGCGCCCAAGGGCACCAAGTTCGTGGACTCCGCGTCCTCCGTCTACAACGCGGCCCTCGGCGGCGGGAGTGAGCGGTACTACGACAAGGGCGACAACGTCATCTGGGACAAGTCCGAGGGCGTGAAGACCGCCTGGGACGTCGCGATGAGCGTGGCCACCAGCGACATGTCCGCCAAGCTGAAGCAGTTCGACAAGCCGTGGGACCAGGGCTTCGCCAACGGCACCTTCGCGACCGTGGCCTGCCCGGCCTGGATGATGGGCTACATCGAGCAGAAGTCCGGCGACTCCGGCAAGGGCAACTGGGACGTGGCGGCGGCGCCCACCGCGGCCAACTGGGGCGGCTCCTTCCTCGGGGTGCCGACCGCGGGCAAGCACCAGAAGGAGGCCATCGCCCTCGCGAAGTGGCTGACCGCCCCGGAGCAGCAGGCGAAGGTCTTCGCCAAGCAGGCGAGCTTCCCCTCCACCCCGTCGGCGTACGGCAGCCTGAAGCCGGCCGCGGACACCACCGCGTACTTCTCCGACGCGCCGATCACGCAGATCTTCTCCGACTCGGCGAAGACGATCCCGACGCAGTACTTCGGCATCAAGGACCAGCCGATCAACACCGCGCTCACGGACGTCGGCATCCTCCAGGTGGAGCAGAAGGGCAGGACGCCCGCCCAGGGCTGGGACGCCGCGAAGAATGAGATCAAGGACGTGCTCGGCCAGTGA
- a CDS encoding carbohydrate ABC transporter permease, which translates to MTSSKEALAHPASSAEAAPGTPPGAARGAQGRGTPAGADSWRSRLYRWDMKASPYAFVAPFFLLFGAFSLVPLLYTAWYSLHDVQLSSLDHQTWAGLDNYENLLSSDFFWNALRNTFTIGLISTVPQLLAALGLAHLLNYKLRGSTAWRVVMLTPYATSVAAATLVFTLLYSWDGGMINWILHFFGVDPVNWRESDWGSQFAVSSIVIWRWTGYNALIYLAAMQAIPADLYESAALDGANRWQQFRHVTVPQLRPTILFTVVVSTIGATQLFGEVLLFGGVSGSKGGSEHQYQTLGLYMYDQGWIIGNLGKASAIAWSMFLILLIVAAVNLLLTRRLRKSQ; encoded by the coding sequence GTGACCAGCTCCAAAGAGGCTCTCGCGCATCCCGCGTCGAGCGCCGAGGCCGCGCCCGGCACCCCGCCGGGCGCGGCCCGGGGCGCTCAGGGTCGCGGTACGCCGGCAGGCGCCGACTCCTGGCGCAGCCGGCTGTACCGCTGGGACATGAAGGCGTCGCCGTACGCCTTCGTCGCCCCCTTCTTCCTTCTCTTCGGGGCCTTCTCCCTGGTCCCGCTGCTCTACACGGCCTGGTACTCGCTGCACGACGTGCAGCTGTCGTCCCTCGACCACCAGACCTGGGCGGGCCTGGACAACTACGAGAACCTGCTGTCCTCGGACTTCTTCTGGAACGCCCTGAGGAACACCTTCACCATCGGCCTCATCTCGACCGTTCCGCAGCTGCTGGCCGCGCTCGGGCTGGCGCACCTGCTGAACTACAAGCTGCGCGGCTCCACCGCGTGGCGGGTCGTGATGCTGACCCCGTACGCCACCTCCGTGGCCGCGGCGACCCTGGTGTTCACGCTGCTGTACTCCTGGGACGGCGGCATGATCAACTGGATCCTGCACTTCTTCGGCGTCGACCCGGTCAACTGGCGTGAGTCCGACTGGGGTTCGCAGTTCGCGGTGTCGTCGATCGTGATCTGGCGGTGGACGGGCTACAACGCCCTGATCTACCTCGCGGCCATGCAGGCGATCCCGGCCGATCTGTACGAGTCGGCGGCGCTCGACGGCGCCAACCGCTGGCAGCAGTTCCGGCACGTCACCGTCCCGCAGCTGCGGCCGACGATCCTGTTCACGGTCGTCGTCTCCACCATCGGCGCGACCCAGCTCTTCGGCGAGGTCCTGCTGTTCGGCGGGGTGAGCGGGTCCAAGGGCGGCTCGGAGCACCAGTACCAGACGCTCGGTCTGTACATGTACGACCAGGGCTGGATCATCGGCAACCTCGGCAAGGCGTCCGCGATCGCGTGGTCGATGTTCCTGATCCTGCTGATCGTCGCCGCGGTCAACCTGCTGCTCACCCGACGGCTGAGGAAGTCCCAATGA
- a CDS encoding LacI family DNA-binding transcriptional regulator, translated as MAGQGGRGRSGGRPTLEEVAARAGVGRGTVSRVINGSPRVSDATRAAVEAAVAELGYVPNTAARALAANRTDAIALVVPEPETRFFAEPYFSDMLRGVGAELSETEMQLLLIFAGSDRERQRLAQYLAAHRVDGVLLVSVHADDPLPDLLAQLEIPAVISGPRSAGETLTSVDSDNYGGARSAVEHLLSRGRRRIAHITGRLDVYGAQRRVDGYREALRDAGHEVDDLLVEPGDFTEEGGRRAMSVLLGRHPDLDAVFAGSDVMAAGARQVLREAGRRIPDDVALVGYDDSAIARHMDPPLTSVRQPIEEMGRAMIDLLLAEIADRRPSATRDLERRHTVLPTELVTRASS; from the coding sequence ATGGCAGGCCAGGGAGGGCGGGGCCGGAGCGGTGGGCGGCCCACGCTCGAGGAAGTCGCCGCCCGGGCCGGGGTCGGCCGGGGCACGGTGTCGCGGGTGATCAACGGCTCGCCCCGGGTCAGCGACGCCACCCGGGCCGCGGTCGAGGCCGCGGTCGCCGAACTCGGCTATGTGCCCAACACCGCGGCCCGCGCCCTCGCCGCCAACCGCACCGACGCCATCGCGCTCGTCGTCCCCGAGCCGGAGACCCGGTTCTTCGCGGAGCCGTACTTCTCGGACATGCTGCGCGGTGTCGGTGCCGAACTCTCCGAGACCGAGATGCAGTTGCTGCTGATCTTCGCGGGCAGCGACCGCGAGCGGCAGCGGCTCGCCCAGTACCTCGCGGCCCACCGCGTCGACGGCGTCCTGCTGGTCTCGGTGCACGCCGACGACCCCCTGCCCGATCTCCTCGCCCAACTGGAGATCCCGGCCGTGATCAGCGGCCCGCGCTCGGCCGGCGAGACGCTCACCTCGGTGGACTCCGACAACTACGGCGGCGCCCGCTCGGCGGTGGAGCACCTGCTGTCCCGGGGCCGCCGGCGGATCGCGCACATCACCGGCCGCCTGGACGTCTACGGCGCCCAGCGCCGTGTCGACGGCTACCGCGAGGCGCTGCGCGACGCGGGCCACGAGGTGGACGATCTCCTGGTCGAGCCGGGGGACTTCACCGAGGAGGGCGGCCGCCGGGCGATGTCGGTGCTGCTCGGCCGCCACCCCGACCTGGACGCGGTCTTCGCCGGCTCGGACGTGATGGCGGCCGGCGCCCGCCAGGTGCTGCGCGAGGCGGGCCGCCGCATCCCGGACGACGTGGCCCTGGTCGGTTACGACGACTCGGCCATCGCCCGCCACATGGATCCGCCGCTCACCAGCGTCCGCCAGCCCATAGAGGAGATGGGCCGCGCCATGATCGACCTGCTTCTGGCGGAGATCGCCGACCGCCGCCCGTCCGCCACCCGGGACCTGGAGCGACGGCACACGGTGCTGCCGACGGAGCTGGTGACGCGGGCGTCGTCCTAG